One window from the genome of Enterococcus haemoperoxidus ATCC BAA-382 encodes:
- a CDS encoding 5'-nucleotidase C-terminal domain-containing protein: MKKWQSSLLTVLFTIGGISGSVVGTSKLADAQTVNDIENSNQLVEQQSQEEKIPFQILGINDFHGALNTTGSFFDDEGNKTANAGTASLLASYLNRAQKQFETADKGAQTIRVQAGDMVGASPASSGLLQDEPTIKVLNQMNFSVGTLGNHEFDEGLQEFNRIMIGEKPKNDPYGILMDYPREASKTEIVIGNVVKKGTEEIPFGWKPYTIKEVGTENNKVKVGFIGVVTTEIPNLVLKEHYEAYDFLNEAETIAYYSNILQEKEKVKAIVVLAHVPATSKENKVNGEAGEIMNKVAEIYPENSVDAFFAAHNHQYTNGVVNKTRVVQSTAQGKGYIDLQGTLDPETKDFVDVPKAKVLPVDPGVKDAPKLDEKVETTVKDAEKRVAEVTNKKIGTAKENGAITREVNESKESPLGNLITDGQVAMAKAQGIDADFAMTNNGGIRADLAVGENRDITWGAAQAVQPFGNIMQVVEMTGAQVEQVLNEQYDEEGRYFLQISGLSYTYVATKDKNQPFKVQDMYKKDGTPIQTGQTYLVVINDFLFGGGDGFSGFTGGKLVNAIKPDTETFVGYIESKEASGELIEASIENRKKLIDPSSPIDPGAPDSKEAEDKIKKATIFDPLYEDDELLRGVTLPNATILLYDGEFPQTNARTTELPDADLAGHADSEGRIKIDVTSLKLNEKKQLTALVLDEEKNKMAFPIEILARKEAILITSNTKELPETGAKKELPKTGEQQSSHAILAGTMAISTCVVVILKRKIL; the protein is encoded by the coding sequence ATGAAAAAGTGGCAAAGCTCTTTGTTGACTGTTTTATTTACTATTGGGGGAATTAGTGGTAGTGTCGTTGGAACTAGCAAGCTTGCTGATGCACAAACGGTCAATGATATAGAAAATAGCAATCAGTTAGTGGAGCAACAATCACAAGAAGAGAAGATCCCCTTTCAAATTTTGGGCATCAATGATTTTCATGGTGCTTTGAATACAACAGGATCTTTTTTTGATGACGAAGGCAATAAAACAGCAAACGCTGGGACAGCCTCGCTTTTAGCAAGCTATTTGAATCGTGCGCAAAAGCAGTTTGAAACCGCTGACAAAGGTGCGCAAACAATACGTGTTCAAGCTGGTGATATGGTCGGAGCAAGTCCAGCAAGTTCAGGTCTGCTTCAAGATGAGCCGACGATTAAAGTGTTGAATCAAATGAATTTTTCTGTGGGAACCTTAGGAAATCACGAATTTGATGAAGGTTTACAAGAGTTTAACCGAATCATGATTGGTGAAAAGCCAAAAAATGATCCGTATGGGATTTTAATGGATTATCCAAGAGAGGCATCGAAAACGGAGATTGTAATCGGAAATGTCGTTAAAAAAGGAACAGAAGAAATCCCTTTTGGTTGGAAACCTTATACGATCAAAGAAGTGGGAACAGAAAATAATAAAGTAAAAGTTGGTTTTATCGGCGTTGTTACAACTGAAATTCCTAATTTAGTTTTAAAGGAACATTATGAAGCGTATGACTTTTTAAATGAAGCTGAAACGATTGCCTATTATTCTAATATACTACAAGAGAAAGAAAAAGTGAAAGCAATCGTTGTGTTAGCCCATGTTCCTGCTACTAGCAAAGAGAATAAAGTGAACGGTGAAGCTGGAGAAATTATGAATAAAGTCGCTGAAATCTATCCTGAAAATAGCGTAGATGCATTTTTTGCAGCGCACAACCACCAATATACAAATGGGGTAGTCAACAAAACAAGAGTAGTTCAGTCAACGGCTCAAGGAAAAGGCTATATCGACTTACAAGGAACACTTGATCCTGAAACAAAAGATTTTGTCGATGTTCCTAAAGCAAAGGTTTTACCAGTAGATCCAGGTGTAAAGGATGCTCCTAAGCTTGATGAAAAAGTGGAAACAACCGTAAAAGATGCTGAAAAACGTGTAGCAGAAGTTACGAATAAGAAAATTGGAACAGCTAAAGAGAATGGGGCAATCACTCGGGAAGTCAATGAGTCGAAAGAATCACCGCTTGGTAATCTGATCACTGATGGTCAAGTTGCGATGGCTAAGGCTCAAGGAATTGATGCTGATTTTGCTATGACAAACAATGGTGGTATTCGTGCTGATTTAGCTGTTGGAGAAAATCGTGATATTACGTGGGGGGCGGCTCAAGCAGTGCAACCTTTTGGGAATATCATGCAAGTAGTCGAAATGACTGGCGCACAAGTTGAACAAGTGCTAAATGAGCAATACGATGAAGAAGGACGTTACTTCTTACAAATTTCTGGATTATCCTATACTTATGTAGCAACTAAAGATAAAAATCAACCCTTTAAAGTCCAAGATATGTATAAAAAAGACGGTACTCCGATTCAGACAGGTCAAACATATCTCGTCGTAATCAATGACTTTTTATTTGGCGGAGGCGATGGCTTTTCTGGGTTTACCGGAGGGAAGTTAGTTAATGCGATTAAACCCGATACAGAGACATTTGTTGGGTATATTGAAAGTAAAGAAGCATCCGGAGAGCTGATTGAAGCATCCATTGAAAACCGTAAAAAACTAATTGATCCGAGTTCGCCAATAGACCCGGGAGCACCGGACTCAAAAGAAGCAGAGGACAAAATCAAAAAAGCGACCATTTTTGATCCTTTGTATGAAGATGACGAACTTTTGAGAGGTGTTACACTACCCAATGCAACGATTTTACTCTATGATGGTGAATTTCCTCAAACAAATGCAAGAACAACAGAACTTCCAGATGCTGATTTAGCTGGACATGCTGATTCGGAAGGGCGTATTAAAATCGATGTTACGTCATTAAAACTTAACGAGAAGAAGCAATTGACTGCTCTTGTATTGGATGAAGAGAAAAATAAAATGGCATTTCCAATAGAAATTCTAGCTAGAAAAGAAGCAATCTTGATAACGTCGAATACTAAAGAACTTCCTGAGACAGGAGCTAAAAAAGA
- a CDS encoding DUF1361 domain-containing protein, whose translation MLFVARNYHFMALNVLLGYIPLELSFHYKKVNNQLFLLLGILWLLFYPNAPYLFTDFFHLENLSIYQGMNQIFGQSLSAWFSFSLLTVGICVYGLLGMATVFTTLNECFQRNILNKKWQGFLFIMIVNVLSSLAIFVGRFDRLHSVHLLTKPIQTLQIIFFNWSVNKVLFILLFTGMQFLLLAAIFGLKGLRLVDEGEM comes from the coding sequence ATGCTATTTGTTGCTAGAAATTATCATTTTATGGCATTGAATGTCTTGTTAGGTTATATTCCACTTGAACTTAGTTTTCATTATAAGAAAGTGAACAATCAATTGTTTCTTCTATTAGGAATATTATGGTTATTATTCTATCCCAATGCACCGTATCTGTTCACAGACTTTTTTCATTTAGAGAATTTATCTATTTATCAGGGGATGAATCAAATTTTCGGCCAGTCATTGTCTGCATGGTTTTCTTTTAGTTTATTGACGGTTGGAATCTGTGTATATGGTCTTTTAGGGATGGCAACAGTATTTACAACGCTTAATGAATGTTTTCAAAGAAATATTTTGAATAAGAAATGGCAAGGGTTTTTGTTTATTATGATTGTGAATGTATTATCCAGTTTGGCTATTTTTGTTGGGCGATTTGATCGTTTACATAGTGTTCATTTACTTACTAAACCTATCCAGACACTACAAATTATTTTTTTTAATTGGTCAGTGAACAAAGTCTTATTTATCCTTTTATTTACAGGGATGCAGTTCCTTTTATTGGCGGCTATTTTTGGATTGAAAGGATTGAGATTGGTTGATGAAGGTGAGATGTAG
- a CDS encoding Cof-type HAD-IIB family hydrolase, producing MKKLIAIDLDGTTLNGQSLISETTEKALKNAMKHGHYVSIVTGRPYRMSGQFYRQLDLATPMVNFNGALVHMPEKQWADEKETGIQRDLVFDILAQKKALNLDFVAAENKETFYIDSLDYFDSAFFASEATPSNLLTAKNLITDPTSMMVRTSKDQAAFVSDSLMKQYGDYVDVRTWGGPTPILEIVSKGIQKAKGVEQVAKYLDVKRSDIIAFGDEHNDEEMLDYVGWGVAMKNATDKIKAVANDVTEKTNDEDGLADYLEQYLELNKQ from the coding sequence TTGAAAAAATTAATTGCAATCGACTTAGATGGAACAACTTTAAATGGACAGTCACTAATTAGTGAAACAACTGAAAAAGCATTAAAAAATGCTATGAAACATGGTCACTATGTCAGTATCGTTACAGGACGTCCCTATCGAATGAGCGGTCAGTTTTATCGCCAATTAGATTTAGCAACGCCAATGGTCAATTTTAATGGCGCTCTTGTTCACATGCCTGAAAAACAATGGGCAGATGAAAAGGAAACAGGAATCCAACGAGACTTAGTTTTTGATATTTTAGCGCAAAAAAAAGCGCTGAACCTTGATTTTGTCGCTGCTGAAAATAAAGAGACATTTTATATCGATAGTTTAGATTACTTTGATTCCGCATTCTTTGCCTCAGAAGCTACACCAAGTAATCTTTTAACTGCTAAAAATTTGATTACGGATCCTACTTCTATGATGGTTCGAACTTCAAAAGATCAAGCAGCTTTCGTTTCAGACTCGTTAATGAAGCAATACGGAGATTATGTAGACGTTAGGACTTGGGGCGGCCCAACACCTATTTTAGAAATCGTCTCCAAAGGGATACAAAAAGCCAAAGGCGTGGAACAAGTCGCTAAATATCTAGATGTGAAACGTTCGGATATCATCGCGTTTGGTGATGAACATAACGATGAAGAAATGCTGGATTATGTTGGCTGGGGAGTTGCTATGAAAAATGCGACTGACAAAATCAAAGCTGTCGCAAATGATGTTACTGAAAAAACCAATGATGAAGATGGCTTAGCTGATTATTTAGAACAATATTTAGAGTTAAATAAGCAATAA
- a CDS encoding putative DNA modification/repair radical SAM protein produces the protein MDLSRKIEILAESAKYDVSCSSSGVMNNTRQGAIGSTSAAGICHSFTSDGRCVSLLKLLFTNACIFDCHYCINRKSNSIPRATFTPQEVADLTMDFYMRNYIEGLFLSSAIIKNVDYTSELLIKTLKILRYEKGFKGYIHVKAIPGADENLIEELGFLADRMSVNVELPSRESLKLLAPDKDPFALYKPMKQITHKKKELSQVPTLRKPASFVPAGQSTQMIIGASPESDHSIVKIAENLYKQYELKRVYYSAYIPVNKDSLLPAITTEPPLLREHRLYQADWLLRFYHFSADEILSENKPNFNLYLDPKANWAVQNYDQFPIDVQTASYEQLLRIPGIGPKSALNILKARKYYRLHLSDLKKLGVVIKRAQYFISCNGACQPGLVNDPEWIISSLISSRQYETLKKVNSQSRQEQLSLFDVERFETNKRKESRYAN, from the coding sequence TTGGATTTGTCTAGAAAAATAGAGATTCTTGCTGAATCAGCAAAATATGATGTTTCATGTTCCAGTAGCGGTGTTATGAATAATACACGACAAGGAGCTATCGGCAGCACATCCGCAGCTGGAATCTGTCATTCCTTCACCAGTGATGGTCGTTGTGTATCTCTTTTAAAATTATTATTTACAAATGCTTGTATTTTCGATTGTCATTATTGCATCAACAGAAAATCTAATTCGATTCCTCGAGCTACATTTACACCACAGGAAGTTGCAGATTTAACGATGGATTTTTATATGCGCAATTATATTGAAGGGCTTTTTCTAAGCTCTGCTATTATAAAAAACGTTGATTACACAAGCGAACTATTGATCAAAACATTAAAGATTTTACGTTATGAAAAAGGCTTCAAAGGCTATATCCATGTTAAAGCCATTCCTGGAGCAGATGAAAATTTGATTGAGGAGTTAGGTTTTTTAGCCGATCGAATGAGTGTCAATGTCGAACTGCCTTCCAGAGAAAGTCTTAAACTATTAGCTCCTGATAAAGATCCATTTGCTTTATACAAGCCAATGAAACAAATCACACATAAGAAAAAAGAATTGTCACAAGTTCCTACTTTACGAAAACCTGCTTCTTTTGTTCCAGCTGGTCAATCTACTCAAATGATCATCGGAGCTTCTCCAGAAAGTGATCACTCAATCGTAAAGATTGCTGAAAATCTTTATAAACAGTATGAATTAAAGAGAGTCTATTACTCTGCTTATATCCCTGTAAATAAAGATTCTTTATTACCTGCAATCACAACTGAGCCCCCGTTATTAAGAGAGCATCGCTTGTATCAAGCAGATTGGTTGTTACGATTTTATCATTTTTCCGCTGATGAAATCTTGTCCGAAAATAAGCCTAATTTCAATTTATATCTCGATCCTAAAGCCAATTGGGCTGTTCAAAATTATGATCAGTTTCCAATTGATGTTCAAACGGCTTCTTATGAGCAGTTATTACGAATTCCTGGGATTGGTCCTAAAAGTGCCCTTAATATTCTAAAGGCTAGAAAATATTATCGATTACACCTCTCTGATTTGAAAAAATTGGGCGTAGTAATCAAGCGAGCCCAATATTTTATCAGTTGTAACGGTGCTTGTCAGCCTGGACTAGTAAATGATCCGGAATGGATCATCTCGTCTCTAATTTCATCGCGCCAATACGAGACTTTAAAAAAAGTAAACAGCCAGTCACGACAAGAACAGTTATCGTTATTTGATGTTGAACGTTTTGAAACAAATAAACGAAAGGAATCCCGTTATGCAAATTGA
- a CDS encoding TIGR03915 family putative DNA repair protein, with translation MQIEETDEIWEYDGSFYGFLTIVYQAFSKKTFPEIILTPKTAVESLFVSSWINTDESLAQKMYERLTKRLRKENVQFIIDGFYCSLKEKDRCLLDAIQIALESKDLLTNHLGHPSILALEKSLKALFGEVHLFKGFVRFEYIGTLLYSSIAPKHFSLPYLCPHFAQRYPQETIMIYDETHRLLGIIKQGHIRFIENSNPPPFSTRESEQDIQENWRTFLQAVTIQERKNERTQLSHLPKRYRGHMVDFQ, from the coding sequence ATGCAAATTGAAGAAACCGACGAAATTTGGGAATATGATGGCAGTTTTTATGGATTTCTGACAATAGTCTACCAAGCATTTTCAAAAAAAACATTTCCTGAAATCATCTTAACCCCAAAAACTGCTGTAGAAAGCTTGTTTGTTAGTTCTTGGATCAATACAGATGAATCTTTAGCTCAAAAAATGTATGAAAGACTGACCAAACGATTGAGAAAAGAAAATGTTCAGTTTATTATTGATGGATTTTATTGCTCATTAAAAGAAAAAGACCGGTGTTTGTTAGATGCTATTCAAATCGCATTAGAGTCAAAAGACTTATTGACAAACCATTTGGGACATCCTTCAATTTTAGCATTGGAAAAATCTTTAAAAGCGTTGTTTGGTGAAGTTCATTTATTTAAAGGGTTTGTTCGGTTTGAATACATAGGAACTTTACTTTATAGTTCTATTGCACCTAAACATTTTTCATTGCCTTACTTATGCCCTCACTTCGCTCAAAGATATCCGCAAGAAACCATCATGATCTACGATGAAACACATCGATTACTTGGTATTATTAAACAAGGACATATACGTTTTATTGAAAACAGCAATCCGCCACCATTTAGTACTAGAGAATCTGAACAAGATATTCAGGAAAATTGGCGTACCTTTCTCCAAGCAGTCACTATTCAAGAACGTAAAAATGAGCGAACTCAATTGTCCCATTTACCGAAACGATACCGTGGACATATGGTTGATTTCCAATAA
- a CDS encoding type II toxin-antitoxin system Phd/YefM family antitoxin produces MNNKVKQDVAFSITDVKQSPMTIFETAKETNTGVYIYNRKKVAGVMLSAEQYEALIKKKKAGQGQDIKIAQLNQAIRQKIAFGSLMSTKNLDDHLVSLGFITRKAESDDYSEMMNELNETGKIDYHLQKKEDRTNIFAEVIGEQSNQSHLSDKLIVKKIHLRID; encoded by the coding sequence ATGAACAATAAAGTGAAACAAGATGTAGCATTTTCAATTACAGATGTAAAACAGTCGCCTATGACAATCTTTGAAACAGCAAAAGAAACAAATACTGGTGTCTATATTTATAATAGAAAAAAAGTTGCCGGCGTTATGTTGTCTGCTGAACAATATGAAGCATTGATTAAGAAAAAAAAGGCTGGGCAAGGTCAAGACATAAAAATAGCTCAATTAAACCAGGCAATTCGTCAAAAAATTGCTTTTGGTTCATTAATGTCTACTAAAAATTTAGATGATCACTTAGTATCATTAGGTTTTATTACTAGAAAAGCTGAATCAGACGACTATAGTGAAATGATGAATGAATTGAATGAGACTGGAAAAATCGATTATCATTTACAAAAAAAAGAAGACCGGACGAATATTTTTGCTGAAGTGATTGGAGAACAGAGTAACCAATCTCATTTATCAGACAAACTGATTGTAAAAAAAATCCATCTTAGAATAGACTAA
- the purD gene encoding phosphoribosylamine--glycine ligase, translating into MGLTILVIGSGGREHVIAQKLIQSPKVRTVYCAKGNAGMKNDGITLVDIAENDHPALIKFAQENGVDWTFVGPEIPLLNGIIDDFTDAGLLAFGPVKAAAEIEGSKDFAKDIMNKYQVPTAEHQTFSDFAKAQAYVVKKGAPIVIKADGLAAGKGVVVAQTDEEAIKALKEMLEKNKFGASGAKVVVEEFLFGEEFSLLAFVRGQEVYPMVIAQDHKRVYENDLGPNTGGMGAYSPVPQISDEIVKEAIETIVKPTAKGMVEEGRAFTGVLYAGLIVTESGPKVIEFNARFGDPETQVVLQRLESDFAQIIDDLLKGKEPQIKWKQNGYSLGVVVAAEGYPNFYRRGCQLPDFSDLETGQIYYAGVKEENAQFVSNGGRIYLVESSGKTLKEAQKAVYDVLKAVDTKGTFYRKDIGFKGIK; encoded by the coding sequence ATGGGTTTAACTATTTTAGTTATTGGAAGCGGAGGCAGAGAACACGTCATCGCACAAAAGTTGATTCAAAGTCCTAAAGTTAGAACTGTTTACTGTGCTAAAGGAAATGCAGGTATGAAAAATGACGGGATTACGTTAGTAGATATTGCAGAAAATGATCATCCTGCCTTGATTAAATTTGCTCAGGAAAATGGGGTTGATTGGACATTTGTAGGACCCGAGATCCCGTTACTAAATGGCATTATAGATGACTTTACAGATGCTGGTTTATTAGCATTTGGACCAGTCAAAGCAGCGGCAGAAATTGAAGGCTCTAAAGATTTTGCTAAAGATATTATGAATAAATATCAGGTTCCCACAGCAGAACATCAAACATTTTCTGATTTTGCAAAGGCACAAGCTTATGTAGTGAAAAAAGGTGCACCAATCGTTATCAAAGCAGATGGTTTAGCAGCTGGAAAGGGCGTTGTAGTTGCACAAACTGATGAGGAAGCAATTAAAGCGCTAAAAGAGATGCTTGAAAAAAACAAGTTTGGTGCAAGTGGCGCTAAAGTTGTTGTTGAAGAATTCCTGTTTGGAGAAGAATTTTCCTTACTAGCTTTTGTTCGAGGTCAAGAAGTTTATCCTATGGTGATTGCTCAGGACCATAAACGTGTTTACGAAAATGATCTTGGCCCAAATACTGGCGGAATGGGTGCATATAGTCCGGTACCCCAGATTTCAGATGAAATAGTCAAAGAGGCAATAGAAACAATTGTAAAACCGACAGCCAAAGGAATGGTAGAAGAAGGTAGAGCTTTTACAGGTGTTTTGTATGCTGGATTGATTGTGACAGAAAGTGGGCCTAAAGTCATTGAATTCAATGCCCGCTTTGGGGACCCAGAAACACAAGTCGTATTGCAACGTTTAGAAAGTGATTTTGCCCAAATTATTGACGATTTACTAAAAGGCAAAGAGCCCCAAATCAAATGGAAACAAAATGGCTACAGTTTAGGAGTAGTTGTAGCAGCTGAAGGCTACCCAAATTTTTATAGAAGAGGCTGTCAGCTTCCTGACTTTTCGGATTTAGAAACAGGGCAGATTTATTATGCAGGTGTAAAAGAAGAAAATGCTCAGTTTGTTTCAAATGGCGGACGTATTTATCTTGTCGAGTCTAGTGGGAAAACGTTAAAAGAAGCACAAAAAGCAGTTTACGATGTTTTGAAAGCTGTCGATACAAAAGGAACATTTTATCGTAAGGACATTGGTTTTAAAGGAATTAAGTAA
- the purH gene encoding bifunctional phosphoribosylaminoimidazolecarboxamide formyltransferase/IMP cyclohydrolase, whose amino-acid sequence MTKKRALISVSDKTGIIAFAKGLVELGVEIISTGGTKSTLEAEGIPTISIEEVTEFPEMLDGRVKTLHPKIHGGLLGRRDVMSHVKEMEANGIQPIDFVCVNLYPFKETILKEETTQEQAIENIDIGGPSMLRSAAKNHQFVTVVVDPMDYDQLLAELSKTGETTFATRQKLAAKVFRHTAGYDAMIAEYLTEAVGEKEPESLTLTYDLKQVLRYGENSHQNAAFYQNAIPVDFSIANAKQLHGKELSYNNIKDADAAIRISREFDQPAVVAVKHMNPCGIGIGETINEAYQYAYEADPVSIFGGIIVLNREVDKDVAEKMHQLFLEIIIAPSFSVEAFTLLSAKKNLRLMTLDFSQKDQAIEDEKVSVLGGLLIQNQDIVKEKSENWHVVTKRRPTIDELNALEFSWKTVKHVKSNAIVVANSHQTLGIGAGQMNRVGSVEIAIKQAGAKVNGAVLASDAFFPMGDSVEYAGKNGIKAIVQPGGSIKDQESIDMADKYGIAMIFTDIRHFRH is encoded by the coding sequence TCATTTCTACAGGAGGGACGAAATCTACACTTGAAGCAGAAGGGATTCCAACAATCTCCATCGAAGAGGTCACCGAGTTTCCAGAAATGCTGGATGGTCGTGTGAAAACATTGCATCCTAAAATTCATGGTGGTTTATTGGGCCGTCGGGATGTGATGAGTCATGTAAAAGAGATGGAAGCAAATGGTATTCAGCCAATAGACTTTGTTTGTGTGAACTTATACCCGTTTAAAGAAACGATTTTGAAAGAGGAAACAACACAAGAACAAGCAATTGAAAATATTGATATTGGCGGGCCGAGTATGTTAAGAAGTGCTGCAAAAAATCATCAGTTTGTGACGGTTGTTGTTGATCCTATGGATTATGATCAATTATTAGCTGAACTTTCTAAAACAGGGGAGACAACCTTTGCAACGAGACAAAAATTAGCTGCAAAAGTTTTTAGGCACACTGCAGGATATGATGCTATGATTGCAGAATATTTGACAGAAGCAGTAGGTGAGAAGGAACCCGAGTCTTTGACTTTGACATACGATTTAAAACAAGTTTTGCGATATGGTGAGAATAGTCATCAAAACGCAGCTTTTTATCAAAACGCAATTCCAGTTGATTTTTCGATTGCTAATGCTAAACAACTTCATGGCAAAGAATTATCTTACAATAATATCAAAGATGCTGATGCAGCTATACGTATTTCTAGAGAATTTGATCAGCCAGCAGTTGTAGCAGTCAAACATATGAATCCTTGTGGAATTGGTATTGGTGAAACGATCAATGAAGCCTATCAGTATGCTTATGAAGCGGATCCTGTCTCTATTTTTGGCGGAATCATTGTTTTGAACCGTGAGGTTGATAAAGATGTTGCAGAGAAAATGCATCAGTTATTTCTTGAGATCATTATTGCACCAAGCTTTTCAGTAGAAGCATTCACCCTTTTAAGTGCTAAAAAAAATCTTCGTTTGATGACGCTAGATTTCTCTCAGAAAGATCAAGCTATAGAAGATGAAAAAGTTTCTGTTTTAGGCGGATTACTTATTCAAAATCAAGATATAGTTAAAGAAAAATCAGAGAATTGGCATGTTGTAACCAAAAGACGACCTACAATAGATGAGTTAAACGCGTTAGAATTTTCCTGGAAAACGGTCAAACATGTGAAAAGTAACGCGATTGTTGTTGCAAATAGTCACCAAACATTAGGAATTGGTGCAGGGCAAATGAATCGTGTTGGTTCTGTTGAAATTGCTATCAAACAAGCAGGAGCAAAAGTCAATGGTGCGGTCTTAGCCAGTGATGCATTTTTTCCGATGGGAGATAGTGTTGAATATGCTGGGAAAAATGGAATTAAAGCAATTGTTCAACCTGGTGGAAGTATCAAAGACCAAGAATCGATTGATATGGCTGACAAATATGGGATAGCGATGATATTTACCGACATTAGACATTTTAGACATTAA